From one Bacillus sp. FJAT-42376 genomic stretch:
- a CDS encoding aldo/keto reductase, with protein MSINYIDLNNGTKMPELGYGVFRVEEGAELEKAIVAAIKMGYRSIDTAAIYGNEASVGSGIRKAIEEGLVTREELFVTSKVWNDGLSYEETIAAYEESLSKMGLDYLDLYLIHWPGQDKYQEAWKALETLYKEKRVKAIGVSNFQVHHLENLLETAEVTPVINQIEFHPKLTQTEVRAYCQKHNIQVEAWSPLMNGDLLQNETIQEIAKAHQKTAAQVVLRYDLQHGVITIPKSMNEERMQQNLDLFDFELTKEQMDQLDAMNENLRSGPHPDEFDFKI; from the coding sequence ATGTCCATCAACTATATAGATTTAAACAACGGTACAAAAATGCCAGAACTCGGATACGGTGTTTTCCGCGTAGAGGAAGGCGCTGAACTGGAAAAAGCGATTGTGGCTGCGATCAAAATGGGCTACCGCAGCATCGATACCGCAGCCATTTACGGAAATGAAGCGAGCGTCGGCAGCGGCATCAGAAAAGCAATCGAAGAAGGGCTTGTTACGAGAGAAGAGTTGTTTGTGACTTCGAAAGTATGGAACGACGGACTTTCCTATGAAGAAACCATTGCGGCTTATGAAGAGAGCTTAAGCAAAATGGGCCTCGACTATCTGGACCTGTACCTGATTCACTGGCCCGGTCAGGATAAATATCAGGAAGCCTGGAAAGCCCTTGAGACACTTTATAAAGAGAAACGCGTCAAAGCGATCGGCGTCAGCAACTTCCAAGTGCACCATCTGGAAAACCTGCTTGAAACAGCAGAGGTAACACCGGTTATCAACCAAATTGAATTCCATCCGAAGCTTACCCAAACGGAAGTGAGGGCATATTGTCAAAAGCACAATATTCAGGTGGAAGCATGGTCTCCGCTCATGAACGGCGATCTATTGCAGAACGAAACCATTCAGGAAATCGCGAAAGCCCATCAGAAAACGGCAGCCCAGGTTGTTCTCCGCTATGACCTGCAGCATGGCGTCATTACAATCCCGAAATCGATGAACGAAGAGAGAATGCAGCAGAACCTGGATCTGTTTGATTTTGAACTGACAAAGGAACAAATGGACCAGCTTGACGCGATGAACGAAAATCTCCGCAGCGGTCCGCATCCGGATGAATTTGATTTTAAAATCTAA